A region of Lacinutrix sp. Hel_I_90 DNA encodes the following proteins:
- a CDS encoding phage antirepressor N-terminal domain-containing protein gives MTDQTITVNEKEIIISTNGIEKYVAIKPICEAIGVDYSSQLKKIKEDPILGSTVVLTTTVGADENKRKMQTLPLRYIFGWLFRIDSRNVKEDIRDNVEKYQKECYDVLFDTFTKRNSILKEKTNYQIQIEQLESNWKLTDDYKKIEELKKLQKNASKRLNSLDKNVVEEQLDLFKKEESI, from the coding sequence ATGACTGATCAAACAATTACAGTAAACGAAAAAGAAATTATTATTTCAACAAATGGAATCGAAAAGTATGTTGCAATTAAACCAATTTGTGAAGCAATAGGAGTTGATTATTCTTCTCAATTAAAGAAGATAAAAGAAGACCCTATTTTAGGTTCAACTGTGGTGCTGACCACCACAGTTGGAGCAGATGAAAACAAAAGAAAAATGCAAACTTTACCATTGAGATATATTTTTGGCTGGTTGTTTAGAATTGATTCTAGGAACGTAAAAGAAGACATTAGAGATAATGTTGAAAAATATCAAAAAGAATGTTATGATGTGCTTTTTGATACTTTTACAAAACGTAATTCTATTTTAAAGGAAAAAACGAATTATCAAATACAAATAGAGCAATTAGAATCTAATTGGAAGTTAACCGATGATTACAAAAAAATAGAAGAATTGAAAAAGCTTCAAAAAAATGCTTCAAAACGCTTAAATAGTCTAGACAAGAATGTAGTTGAAGAGCAACTAGATTTATTTAAAAAAGAAGAATCAATTTAA
- a CDS encoding BACON domain-containing protein, whose translation MSFNPARPYAFNFVQGQTPYPTTVVYTHNQSILNGTIQLYGFPQWLTYENLIFDSTAKTITFTLKVIESYANSMAPGDYSGIIILKFREGLITVRRSAGVTLNVQQVTLLTINPSVFSFSYIIGGSLPLLQTMQIQSGASWSIENNASWLTLSSINGFQNGSSQIGVNPIGLTVGEYSTILEIADGQFTKQATVLLSVSQGNTPTDFLYVTPEAIQFVSELAVANTTQKTISLETSHAWTTVVSQSWLVLSASSGTSGNTTLNLSVDSAALTNTEIPYLGTITFNCQDIEKTIYVQLYIVDLIVSGLQTGDFLYADDRNELLVTNILANNFLILESVAYNGFTNTLFNLRAPYQNGSAKVLLGQEANNLLKSVSPPSVLSTGVNSKVKPLSVDYKAINKNRITDSTVLVQEFQNIKFLKGKTPEVVDKLCYAPNEINLSKKGVLSLSVLANEAPSDIVISGAHDLTFTTAIANDLYVYNAIINMADIPLVSGEQITVSWGGLQVVVNIIDNTVESNMIAFENEWGEYEFFECTGFIQEAVPVDKLETELQVEGKKHTKVVSIDVGKEYILNTGWVLSQLEIDWLVKILSSKRLFLYRDGLPNEIILETKSLDKYKTREYYRSYSLNFKKAII comes from the coding sequence ATGTCATTTAATCCAGCAAGACCATACGCTTTTAATTTTGTACAAGGCCAGACACCTTACCCTACAACGGTTGTTTATACTCATAATCAATCGATACTAAATGGTACAATTCAATTATACGGTTTCCCTCAATGGCTTACTTATGAGAATTTAATTTTTGATTCCACAGCAAAAACGATAACATTTACATTAAAAGTTATTGAGTCGTATGCAAATAGCATGGCGCCTGGTGATTATTCTGGAATAATCATCTTAAAGTTTAGAGAAGGTTTAATTACTGTTAGAAGATCTGCTGGTGTTACTTTAAACGTTCAGCAGGTAACATTGCTAACTATAAACCCTAGTGTATTTTCTTTTTCTTATATAATTGGAGGGTCTTTACCGCTATTACAAACCATGCAAATACAGTCAGGTGCGAGTTGGAGTATAGAAAATAATGCTTCATGGTTAACACTTTCTTCTATAAACGGTTTTCAAAATGGTAGTTCACAAATAGGGGTTAACCCAATAGGCTTAACGGTTGGAGAATATTCAACAATACTAGAAATTGCAGACGGCCAATTCACAAAACAAGCAACTGTTCTTCTTAGCGTTAGCCAGGGCAATACACCTACAGACTTTTTATATGTTACTCCAGAGGCAATACAGTTTGTTTCAGAGTTAGCTGTTGCAAACACAACCCAAAAGACTATTAGCCTAGAAACCTCTCACGCTTGGACAACGGTTGTTTCTCAATCTTGGTTAGTATTATCCGCATCGTCTGGCACTTCAGGAAATACAACCCTTAATTTAAGTGTTGATAGTGCAGCGTTAACCAATACAGAAATCCCTTATTTGGGCACCATTACCTTTAATTGTCAAGACATAGAGAAAACCATTTATGTGCAACTTTATATCGTAGATTTAATTGTTTCAGGACTGCAAACAGGAGACTTTTTATATGCAGACGATAGAAACGAACTATTGGTAACAAATATTTTGGCTAATAATTTTTTAATCTTAGAATCTGTAGCATATAATGGGTTTACTAATACCTTGTTTAATTTAAGAGCACCCTACCAAAACGGTAGTGCTAAGGTTTTGCTTGGCCAAGAGGCTAATAACCTTTTAAAATCTGTTTCGCCACCAAGTGTTTTAAGTACTGGTGTTAATAGTAAGGTAAAACCATTAAGTGTAGACTATAAGGCGATAAACAAAAACCGAATTACAGACAGTACTGTGTTGGTCCAAGAGTTTCAAAACATTAAATTTTTAAAAGGAAAAACGCCAGAAGTAGTCGATAAGCTTTGTTATGCACCTAATGAGATTAACTTGAGTAAAAAAGGCGTTTTAAGTTTAAGTGTATTAGCAAATGAGGCGCCTTCAGATATAGTAATTAGTGGAGCTCATGATTTAACTTTTACAACAGCTATAGCAAATGATCTATATGTGTATAATGCCATAATAAATATGGCAGACATACCCTTAGTCTCTGGCGAGCAAATAACAGTGTCTTGGGGCGGTTTACAAGTAGTCGTTAATATTATAGATAACACCGTTGAAAGTAACATGATTGCTTTCGAAAACGAATGGGGTGAATATGAATTTTTTGAGTGCACAGGGTTTATACAAGAAGCTGTACCGGTCGATAAATTAGAAACCGAATTACAAGTTGAAGGAAAAAAACACACCAAAGTGGTTAGTATAGATGTTGGTAAAGAGTACATTTTAAACACAGGTTGGGTATTATCTCAATTAGAAATAGATTGGTTGGTTAAAATTTTGAGTTCAAAACGCCTCTTTTTATACAGAGATGGTTTACCTAACGAAATAATTTTAGAAACAAAAAGTCTTGATAAATACAAAACCAGAGAATACTACAGATCATATAGTTTAAACTTTAAAAAAGCAATTATATGA
- a CDS encoding BRCT domain-containing protein, with protein sequence MSIKKTKKKSKKAQSDTEDNSYKVDYMEALYLSERYIDSKYMYPIKDLEDKSNFFYAKKVVITGVYDDYPDRNDLAKLFWECGADIDRGIGVKTEFLIVGDEAGPKKLLQAKEQGITIIDQKKLNKYF encoded by the coding sequence TTGTCTATAAAGAAAACTAAAAAGAAAAGTAAAAAAGCGCAATCCGATACCGAAGACAATTCATACAAGGTAGACTATATGGAAGCGCTTTATTTATCTGAAAGATATATTGATTCTAAATACATGTATCCAATAAAGGATTTAGAAGATAAGTCTAATTTCTTTTATGCAAAGAAAGTAGTTATTACTGGAGTGTATGATGATTACCCAGACAGGAATGATTTAGCGAAATTATTTTGGGAGTGCGGTGCAGATATTGATAGGGGTATTGGTGTTAAAACCGAATTTTTAATCGTTGGGGATGAAGCAGGGCCCAAGAAGCTTTTACAAGCAAAAGAGCAAGGAATAACTATTATAGATCAAAAAAAACTAAATAAATACTTTTAA
- a CDS encoding DUF6712 family protein has translation MKLLFNNENKGQAELKEILGFLDADFTYSKLESDITINTPYLIDLISEAVYNKIHVFYLDRTTQTGEALINYNTALKYVQIYIASMAYLDFAPNNDLSHSNTGRKNSTEDSEKLAWEWQINMDASNTKKRAYKSLDLLFILLDKLEWPEWTASDAYKTANKLFIKNTNQFDKVFPINKSGQLYYRLVPFMEDFENDDINAIISETESIALKAAAAPNETQKKLLIIIRKAIGYLTLAKAFKTFPVEMFAEGMLFNENTRMKSQARAEVMLFLEEEGKKHLKKLEYEYNQQNQTFETINTTSGLEADKKYVNL, from the coding sequence ATGAAGTTACTTTTTAATAACGAAAATAAAGGTCAGGCAGAACTTAAAGAGATATTAGGTTTTTTAGATGCAGATTTCACTTATTCTAAATTGGAGTCAGACATTACGATAAACACGCCTTACTTAATTGATCTTATAAGTGAAGCCGTTTATAATAAGATTCATGTATTTTATTTAGATAGAACCACGCAAACAGGCGAAGCCCTAATTAATTACAACACGGCGCTTAAATATGTTCAAATTTATATAGCCTCAATGGCTTATCTTGATTTTGCACCAAATAACGATTTGTCGCATTCAAATACTGGACGAAAAAACAGTACTGAAGACTCAGAAAAATTGGCTTGGGAATGGCAGATTAACATGGATGCTTCTAACACTAAGAAGCGTGCTTATAAATCACTCGATTTGCTCTTTATATTATTAGATAAACTAGAGTGGCCAGAATGGACAGCCAGTGATGCCTACAAAACGGCAAACAAACTATTCATTAAAAACACTAACCAATTCGATAAAGTATTCCCTATTAATAAGTCTGGGCAGTTGTACTACCGTTTAGTGCCGTTCATGGAAGATTTTGAGAATGACGATATAAACGCAATCATTTCAGAAACCGAGTCTATTGCTTTAAAAGCAGCAGCAGCACCAAACGAAACACAAAAAAAGCTATTAATAATTATTCGAAAAGCGATTGGTTATTTAACGCTTGCAAAGGCATTTAAAACGTTTCCTGTAGAGATGTTTGCAGAAGGCATGTTGTTTAATGAAAACACGCGCATGAAGTCTCAAGCAAGAGCAGAAGTAATGCTGTTTCTTGAAGAAGAAGGTAAAAAACATCTTAAAAAATTAGAATACGAGTACAACCAACAAAATCAAACATTCGAAACTATTAACACAACGTCAGGATTAGAAGCTGACAAAAAATACGTAAATCTATAA